The following proteins are co-located in the Palaemon carinicauda isolate YSFRI2023 chromosome 3, ASM3689809v2, whole genome shotgun sequence genome:
- the LOC137633897 gene encoding uncharacterized protein, which yields MFALTYPPVLALFDPDLPAVLQMYVSCLNGIGYDLLQDQGNGYLRLVQCGSRFLADAETRYATIELEILAVVWLMSNCRLYLAGLQPFTLMTDHWPLIPILNSYTLNVIETHVSRTSRRSHLTSLQLCGVLELLDIRDATRADPAYTRQLDCVITGFPRNRYNLHNSVLPYWKLRADLYANSDLVLYRARVVVPAALRHHFLSHLHDSHRGVKATKCRA from the exons ATGTTTGCTCTCACTTATCCACCAGTTCTTGCACTCTTTGACCCAGACTTACCCGCTGTTCTTCAAATGTATGTTTCATGCCTCAATGGTATTGGATATGATCTCCTGCAAGACCAAGGTAATGGATACCTACGTCTAGTTCAGTGTGGTTCTCGTTTTCTTGCCGATGCAGAGACACGCTATGCCACTATCGAGCTCGAGATACTAGCTGTTGTCTGGTTAATGTCAAATTGTAGGCTGTATCTAGCCGGCTTACAGCCCTTTACTCTGATGACGGATCACTGGCCCCTCATACCAATTCTGAACAGTTATACTCTTAATGTCATAGAAACTCATGTCTCCAGAACCTCAAGGAGATCTCACCTTACATCTTTACAACTGTGTGGTGTGTTG GAACTCCTGGATATTCGTGATGCAACAAGAGCAGATCCCGCATATACTCGTCAACTTGATTGCGTCATAACAGGATTTCCTCGCAACAGATATAATCTTCATAATTCCGTACTTCCATACTGGAAACTCCGTGCAGATCTTTATGCCAATAGTGACCTTGTCCTGTATAGAGCAAGAGTTGTAGTTCCTGCCGCCCTTCGCCACCACTTcttgtcccacttgcatgacagccacAGAGGTGTAAAAGCAACTAAGTGCAGAGCATGA